The Epinephelus lanceolatus isolate andai-2023 chromosome 8, ASM4190304v1, whole genome shotgun sequence genome includes a window with the following:
- the LOC117269927 gene encoding taste receptor type 1 member 2-like, translating into MKPFLVSLYLLGTFLHALAQCTSEFHLEGDYLLGGLFDIHHDSSPVYHNRPEAIDCSSKPFIHSSYRRFQVMRFSVEEINNSTSLLPNVSLGYEIFDHCSDTHNFPGFFNLISVNGLIQPWGEPHKNLSKVIAVVGTYTSPKALTVAPLFMMNLIPMVGYGAATSVLSRKQNFPSFLRTVHPSQNVMAMVVKILKHFDWRWVSFLYIDDDYGKDGQELFIKRIKDTEICLAFTKGLNQYTDHSQIFKQIEAQRIGVIIVFTPEWTAEALIESAIQQNITNKVWIAVDGWSLNNEIPKKKGIKNIGTVIGVAEPRMTIPGFSDFIHSSRSQAHCENTEQNMVCNQDCNCSSLSAEDVITADPSFNFPVYTAVYAIAHALHNVLQCGAGRCNNNITVNPHMVLAEVKKSNFTLLNQRIQFDENGDPNYGSYSIVFWNQSGDAEDIGFYDFYPPFHFLINDSKIQWHTEGEVPTSVCSQECPHGSVREYDGLHRCCFNCKICSNGTYVNSTEDPYKCIACKDTEWSAAGSTSCSLRVVEYIPFTDSGAILIMIGAWAFVGLTLAMSVLFAINYNTPVVRSAGGPMCFLILGCLSLCSFTVFFHFGKPTTSFCILRFLPFLLFYTVCLACFVVRSFQIVCIFKIAVRFHKISSWWMKYHVQWLVITVAFVTQAVLLIIGYTYAPPKPYHEFSSPDKIILGCDINLKASSGSVALLLFLCSLCFIFSYMGKDLPKNYNEAKAITFCLLLLILTWIIFATVYILYHGKYIPTLKALAVLSSLYSFLLFYFLPKCYIIIFQSYKNTQAYFQGLIQSYTMTVR; encoded by the exons ATGAAACCATTTCTTGTTTCTTTGTATCTCCTGGGAACTTTTCTCCATGCCTTGGCTCAATGCACCTCGGAGTTTCATCTTGAAGGAGATTATTTGTTGGGTGGACTTTTTGATATTCATCATGACAGCAGCCCTGTTTATCATAATAGACCAGAAGCCATAGACTGCTCCAG TAAACCCTTCATTCATTCAAGCTATCGAAGGTTTCAGGTGATGAGATTTTCTGTAGAGGAAATCAATAACTCCACCAGCCTCCTGCCAAATGTATCTCTTGGCTATGAGATATTTGACCACTGCTCAGATACGCACAATTTCCCAGGTTTTTTCAACCTCATCTCTGTCAACGGCTTGATCCAACCTTGGGGTGAACCACACAAGAATCTGTCCAAAGTGATAGCAGTGGTCGGCACTTATACGAGCCCTAAGGCCCTGACTGTGGCCCCTCTCTTCATGATGAATCTCATTCCTATG GTCGGTTATGGAGCTGCTACTTCTGTCCTTTCAAGAAAACAGAATTTTCCATCTTTCCTCCGAACAGTGCATCCCAGtcaaaatgtcatggcaatgGTTGTTAAGATTCTGAAGCACTTCGACTGGCGCTGGGTATCTTTCCTTTACATTGATGATGATTATGGCAAAGATGGCCAGGAATTGTTCATAAAGAGGATAAAGGACACTGAGATCTGCCTTGCATTCACCAAAGGCCTCAATCAATATACAGATCACTCTCAAATATTCAAACAGATAGAGGCACAGAGGATAGGTGTCATTATTGTTTTTACTCCTGAATGGACTGCTGAAGCTCTCATTGAGTCAGCAATACAACAAAACATCACCAACAAAGTGTGGATAGCAGTGGATGGTTGGTCCTTAAACAATGAGATCCCCAAGAAGAAAGGAATCAAAAATATTGGGACTGTAATTGGGGTTGCTGAGCCAAGAATGACAATTCCTGGTTTCAGTGATTTTATCCATTCTTCCAGAAGCCAGGCTCATTGTGAAAACACAGAGCAAAATATGGTTTGTAATCAGGATTGCAACTGCAGCAGCCTGAGTGCAGAAGATGTCATCACTGCAGACCCATCTTTTAATTTTCCTGTTTATACTGCTGTATACGCCATCGCTCACGCCTTACACAATGTCCTGCAATGTGGAGCTGGCAGATGTAACAACAACATTACAGTGAACCCACACATG GTTCTTGCAGAGGTGAAGAAGTCAAACTTCACACTTCTGAACCAGAGAATTCAGTTTGATGAGAATGGTGACCCCAACTATGGATCCTATTCTATAGTTTTCTGGAACCAAAGTGGTGATGCAGAGGATATTGGCTTTTATGATTTTTACCCACCGTTCCATTTCTTGATCAATGACAGCAAAATTCAGTGGCACACGGAAGGAGAG GTGCCTACTTCAGTGTGTTCCCAGGAATGTCCTCATGGATCTGTTAGAGAGTATGATGGACTCCACAGATGCTGCTTCAACTGTAAGATCTGTTCCAATGGAACTTATGTCAACAGCACAG AGGATCCGTACAAGTGCATCGCCTGTAAGGACACAGAATGGTCTGCAGCAGGAAGTACATCATGCAGTCTGCGGGTGGTGGAGTACATCCCATTCACAGACAGTGGGGCCATACTGATTATGATCGGGGCCTGGGCATTTGTGGGCCTCACACTAGCCATGTCTGTTCTCTTTGCcatcaactacaacacacctgtTGTCAGATCTGCTGGGGGACCAATGTGCTTCCTGATTTTAGGCTGCCTCAGTCTGTGTAGTTTCACTGTGTTCTTTCACTTTGGTAAGCCAACAACCTCCTTCTGTATCTTAAGGTTCTTACCATTTCTGTTGTTCTACACTGTTTGTCTAGCATGTTTTGTTGTGCGCTCATTTCAGATTGTTTGCATTTTCAAAATAGCTGTCAGGTTCCACAAGATCAGCAGCTGGTGGATGAAATATCACGTACAATGGCTGGTTATCACTGTGGCATTTGTTACACAGGCAGTCTTACTTATTATCGGCTATACTTATGCTCCCCCCAAACCCTACCATGAATTTTCATCCCCAGACAAAATCATACTTGGTTGTGACATTAATCTCAAGGCATCCTCTGGTTCAGTggctttacttttatttttgtgctccctttgctttattttctcCTACATGGGTAAAGACCTCCCAAAAAACTACAATGAGGCCAAAGCCATCACCTTCTGCCTGCTCCTGCTGATCCTCACCTGGATCATCTTTGCCACTGTGTACATTCTTTATCATGGCAAGTACATCCCAACACTGAAAGCTCTGGCGGTACTCTCCAGTCTCTACTcctttctgttgttttatttcctccCAAAATGTTACATCATCATTTTTCAATCATACAAAAACACGCAGGCATACTTCCAAGGTCTCATTCAGAGTTATACCATGACAGTCAGGTAG